From the Hymenobacter yonginensis genome, one window contains:
- the ychF gene encoding redox-regulated ATPase YchF, whose translation MGLRCGIVGLPNVGKSTLFNALSNAKAESANYPFCTIEPNVGVITVPDERLQILEKLVNPKRVLPTIIEFVDIAGLVKGASKGEGLGNKFLANIREVDAIIHVIRCFDDPNIVHVAGGVDPVFDKDVIDTELQIKDLESIDKKLAKSERSAKNGDAVAKKEVAALQRFKEALEAGQNARALTVSPEELEAVADLQLLTIKPVIYVANVDEASATTGNAHTAALQAHVAQEGAEVVLVSAAIESQIAEMEDPEEKEMFLAEYGLTESGLNRLIRASYTLLNLITYFTAGVQEVRAWTVHRGDKAPAAAGVIHSDFEKGFIRAEVIKLADYQEYKTEVKIKEAGKMAVEGKEYVVQDGDIMHFRFNV comes from the coding sequence ATGGGTCTCCGCTGCGGTATCGTCGGCCTGCCGAACGTCGGCAAATCCACGCTTTTCAACGCTCTTTCCAACGCCAAGGCCGAATCGGCCAACTATCCGTTCTGCACCATCGAGCCGAACGTGGGCGTGATTACCGTGCCCGATGAGCGGCTGCAGATTCTGGAAAAGCTGGTGAACCCCAAGCGCGTGCTGCCCACCATAATTGAGTTCGTGGACATTGCCGGCCTCGTGAAGGGCGCCAGCAAGGGCGAAGGCTTGGGCAACAAGTTCCTGGCCAACATCCGCGAGGTAGACGCCATCATTCACGTTATCCGCTGCTTCGACGACCCCAACATCGTGCACGTAGCCGGCGGCGTCGACCCCGTGTTCGACAAGGACGTGATTGACACCGAGCTGCAGATCAAGGATCTGGAGAGCATCGATAAGAAGCTGGCCAAGTCGGAGCGCTCGGCCAAAAACGGCGACGCCGTGGCCAAGAAGGAAGTGGCCGCGCTGCAGCGCTTCAAGGAGGCTCTCGAAGCCGGCCAGAACGCCCGCGCCCTCACCGTGTCGCCCGAGGAGCTGGAAGCAGTTGCCGATCTGCAGCTGCTCACCATCAAGCCCGTGATTTACGTGGCCAACGTGGACGAGGCCAGCGCCACCACCGGCAACGCCCACACCGCTGCCCTGCAGGCCCACGTGGCCCAGGAAGGCGCCGAAGTGGTGCTGGTATCGGCCGCCATCGAGTCGCAGATTGCCGAGATGGAAGACCCCGAGGAAAAGGAGATGTTCCTGGCCGAGTACGGCCTCACCGAATCGGGTTTGAACCGCCTGATCCGCGCCTCCTACACCTTGCTCAACCTGATTACCTACTTCACGGCCGGCGTGCAGGAAGTACGCGCCTGGACCGTGCACCGCGGCGACAAAGCCCCCGCCGCCGCCGGCGTCATCCACTCCGACTTCGAGAAGGGCTTCATCCGGGCCGAGGTTATCAAGCTGGCTGACTACCAGGAATACAAGACCGAGGTAAAAATCAAGGAAGCCGGCAAAATGGCCGTGGAAGGCAAGGAGTACGTGGTGCAGGACGGTGACATCATGCACTTCCGCTTCAACGTTTAA